In Sander lucioperca isolate FBNREF2018 chromosome 12, SLUC_FBN_1.2, whole genome shotgun sequence, one DNA window encodes the following:
- the nadka gene encoding NAD kinase isoform X1, whose translation MTSARREPVIGQSVSGSDELTVDSSLANLLAAWLSEMDGGEEVRVEAVPYCCSTCDGGEVAGRSLARRNRKTRSLSTSSASSSSDFRRPQSLHGPSPVTTFGPKACMLQNPHTVMHIQDPASQRLTWNKPPKSVLVIKKIQDASLLQPFKELCMFLTEVKDMIVYVEKKVLEDPAISDDENFRAITKKFCTFRDDLDDISNRVDFIICLGGDGTLLYASSLFQESVPPVMAFHLGSLGFLTPFKFDTYQSQVTQIIEGNAAIVLRSRLKVRVLKENWEKKARVDEKGIILTNGDNESSRKAVQYQVLNEVVVDRGPSSYLSNVDLFLDGHLITTVQGDGVIVSTPTGSTAYAVAAGASMIHPNVPAIMITPICPHSLSFRPIVVPAGVELKIMLSCDARNTAWVSFDGRKRQEICHGDSITITTSCFPVPSICFRDPVNDWFESLAQCLHWNVRKKQNYLSSEDEEF comes from the exons ATGACGTCGGCGAGAAGAGAACCTGTGATTGGTCAGTCCGTATCAGGAAGTGATGAGCTGACTGTTGACAGCTCGCTTGCAAA TTTACTTGCAGCCTGGCTGTCTGAGATGGACGGTGGAGAGGAGGTGCGAGTGGAAGCTGTCCCATACTGCTGTTCCACCTGCGACGGAGGGGAGGTCGCCGGACGTAGCCTGGCTCGACGCAACAGGAAAACCCGCAGCCTGAGCACCTCCTCAGCCAGCAGCTCCTCTGACTTCAG GAGGCCTCAGTCGCTTCATGGACCAAGCCCTGTGACCACATTCGGCCCGAAGGCATGCATGCTTCAGAATCCACATACAGTAAT GCACATTCAGGACCCCGCCAGCCAGAGACTGACATGGAACAAGCCACCAAAAAGTGTCCTTGTCATCAAGAAGATACAAGATGCCAGTCTGCTTCAGCCTTTCAAAGAGCTCTGCATGTTCCTCACCGAG gtgAAAGACATGATTGTTTATGTGGAAAAGAAAGTTCTGGAGGACCCAGCCATTTCAGACGATGAAAACTTCAGAGCCATTACTAAGAAATTCTGCACTTTCAGAGACG aTCTTGATGACATCTCCAATCGCGTAGACTTCATCATCTGTCTTGGCGGAGATGGAACTTTACTGTATGCGTCTTCACTCTTCCAG GAGAGCGTTCCACCAGTTATGGCCTTCCACCTGGGCTCCCTGGGTTTCCTGACACCCTTCAAATTTGACACCTACCAGTCTCAGGTCACCCAAATTATTGAAG GAAATGCTGCCATTGTCCTGCGAAGCCGCTTGAAAGTTCGGGTGCTTAAAGAGAACTGGGAGAAGAAGGCCAGAGTGGATGAAAAGGGCATCATCCTGACTAATGGGGACAACGAAAGCAGCCGGAAAGCTGTGCAATATCAG GTACTGAACGAGGTGGTGGTGGACAGAGGGCCATCCTCCTATCTCTCCAATGTCGACCTCTTCCTGGATGGACACCTCATTACCACAGTGCAGGGAGACG GTGTGATAGTATCTACACCTACAGGAAGTACAGCGTATGCAGTGGCAGCAGGAGCTTCCATGATCCATCCCAACGTCCCAGCCATCATGATCACTCCCATCTGCCCACACTCGCTCTCCTTCAGACCCATCGTGGTGCCTGCCGGGGTGGAGCTCAAG ataATGTTGTCATGTGACGCCAGAAACACAGCCTGGGTGTCATTTGATGGAAGAAAGAGACAGGAGATCTGTCACGGAGACAG TATTACCATCACTACTTCCTGCTTCCCCGTTCCCTCCATCTGTTTCCGGGACCCGGTCAATGACTGGTTCGAGAGCCTGGCCCAGTGTTTACACTGGAACGTGAGGAAGAAGCAGAACTACCTCAGCTCAGAGGACGAGGAGTTCTGA
- the nadka gene encoding NAD kinase isoform X2 encodes MDGGEEVRVEAVPYCCSTCDGGEVAGRSLARRNRKTRSLSTSSASSSSDFRRPQSLHGPSPVTTFGPKACMLQNPHTVMHIQDPASQRLTWNKPPKSVLVIKKIQDASLLQPFKELCMFLTEVKDMIVYVEKKVLEDPAISDDENFRAITKKFCTFRDDLDDISNRVDFIICLGGDGTLLYASSLFQESVPPVMAFHLGSLGFLTPFKFDTYQSQVTQIIEGNAAIVLRSRLKVRVLKENWEKKARVDEKGIILTNGDNESSRKAVQYQVLNEVVVDRGPSSYLSNVDLFLDGHLITTVQGDGVIVSTPTGSTAYAVAAGASMIHPNVPAIMITPICPHSLSFRPIVVPAGVELKIMLSCDARNTAWVSFDGRKRQEICHGDSITITTSCFPVPSICFRDPVNDWFESLAQCLHWNVRKKQNYLSSEDEEF; translated from the exons ATGGACGGTGGAGAGGAGGTGCGAGTGGAAGCTGTCCCATACTGCTGTTCCACCTGCGACGGAGGGGAGGTCGCCGGACGTAGCCTGGCTCGACGCAACAGGAAAACCCGCAGCCTGAGCACCTCCTCAGCCAGCAGCTCCTCTGACTTCAG GAGGCCTCAGTCGCTTCATGGACCAAGCCCTGTGACCACATTCGGCCCGAAGGCATGCATGCTTCAGAATCCACATACAGTAAT GCACATTCAGGACCCCGCCAGCCAGAGACTGACATGGAACAAGCCACCAAAAAGTGTCCTTGTCATCAAGAAGATACAAGATGCCAGTCTGCTTCAGCCTTTCAAAGAGCTCTGCATGTTCCTCACCGAG gtgAAAGACATGATTGTTTATGTGGAAAAGAAAGTTCTGGAGGACCCAGCCATTTCAGACGATGAAAACTTCAGAGCCATTACTAAGAAATTCTGCACTTTCAGAGACG aTCTTGATGACATCTCCAATCGCGTAGACTTCATCATCTGTCTTGGCGGAGATGGAACTTTACTGTATGCGTCTTCACTCTTCCAG GAGAGCGTTCCACCAGTTATGGCCTTCCACCTGGGCTCCCTGGGTTTCCTGACACCCTTCAAATTTGACACCTACCAGTCTCAGGTCACCCAAATTATTGAAG GAAATGCTGCCATTGTCCTGCGAAGCCGCTTGAAAGTTCGGGTGCTTAAAGAGAACTGGGAGAAGAAGGCCAGAGTGGATGAAAAGGGCATCATCCTGACTAATGGGGACAACGAAAGCAGCCGGAAAGCTGTGCAATATCAG GTACTGAACGAGGTGGTGGTGGACAGAGGGCCATCCTCCTATCTCTCCAATGTCGACCTCTTCCTGGATGGACACCTCATTACCACAGTGCAGGGAGACG GTGTGATAGTATCTACACCTACAGGAAGTACAGCGTATGCAGTGGCAGCAGGAGCTTCCATGATCCATCCCAACGTCCCAGCCATCATGATCACTCCCATCTGCCCACACTCGCTCTCCTTCAGACCCATCGTGGTGCCTGCCGGGGTGGAGCTCAAG ataATGTTGTCATGTGACGCCAGAAACACAGCCTGGGTGTCATTTGATGGAAGAAAGAGACAGGAGATCTGTCACGGAGACAG TATTACCATCACTACTTCCTGCTTCCCCGTTCCCTCCATCTGTTTCCGGGACCCGGTCAATGACTGGTTCGAGAGCCTGGCCCAGTGTTTACACTGGAACGTGAGGAAGAAGCAGAACTACCTCAGCTCAGAGGACGAGGAGTTCTGA
- the nadka gene encoding NAD kinase isoform X3, with product MFTAMKFNQCVLQDTPGNHNENKVWKWHIQDPASQRLTWNKPPKSVLVIKKIQDASLLQPFKELCMFLTEVKDMIVYVEKKVLEDPAISDDENFRAITKKFCTFRDDLDDISNRVDFIICLGGDGTLLYASSLFQESVPPVMAFHLGSLGFLTPFKFDTYQSQVTQIIEGNAAIVLRSRLKVRVLKENWEKKARVDEKGIILTNGDNESSRKAVQYQVLNEVVVDRGPSSYLSNVDLFLDGHLITTVQGDGVIVSTPTGSTAYAVAAGASMIHPNVPAIMITPICPHSLSFRPIVVPAGVELKIMLSCDARNTAWVSFDGRKRQEICHGDSITITTSCFPVPSICFRDPVNDWFESLAQCLHWNVRKKQNYLSSEDEEF from the exons ATGTTTACAGCCATGAAGTTCAACCAGTGCGTACTGCAGGACACTCCTGGGAATCACAACGAGAACAAAGTGTGGAAATG GCACATTCAGGACCCCGCCAGCCAGAGACTGACATGGAACAAGCCACCAAAAAGTGTCCTTGTCATCAAGAAGATACAAGATGCCAGTCTGCTTCAGCCTTTCAAAGAGCTCTGCATGTTCCTCACCGAG gtgAAAGACATGATTGTTTATGTGGAAAAGAAAGTTCTGGAGGACCCAGCCATTTCAGACGATGAAAACTTCAGAGCCATTACTAAGAAATTCTGCACTTTCAGAGACG aTCTTGATGACATCTCCAATCGCGTAGACTTCATCATCTGTCTTGGCGGAGATGGAACTTTACTGTATGCGTCTTCACTCTTCCAG GAGAGCGTTCCACCAGTTATGGCCTTCCACCTGGGCTCCCTGGGTTTCCTGACACCCTTCAAATTTGACACCTACCAGTCTCAGGTCACCCAAATTATTGAAG GAAATGCTGCCATTGTCCTGCGAAGCCGCTTGAAAGTTCGGGTGCTTAAAGAGAACTGGGAGAAGAAGGCCAGAGTGGATGAAAAGGGCATCATCCTGACTAATGGGGACAACGAAAGCAGCCGGAAAGCTGTGCAATATCAG GTACTGAACGAGGTGGTGGTGGACAGAGGGCCATCCTCCTATCTCTCCAATGTCGACCTCTTCCTGGATGGACACCTCATTACCACAGTGCAGGGAGACG GTGTGATAGTATCTACACCTACAGGAAGTACAGCGTATGCAGTGGCAGCAGGAGCTTCCATGATCCATCCCAACGTCCCAGCCATCATGATCACTCCCATCTGCCCACACTCGCTCTCCTTCAGACCCATCGTGGTGCCTGCCGGGGTGGAGCTCAAG ataATGTTGTCATGTGACGCCAGAAACACAGCCTGGGTGTCATTTGATGGAAGAAAGAGACAGGAGATCTGTCACGGAGACAG TATTACCATCACTACTTCCTGCTTCCCCGTTCCCTCCATCTGTTTCCGGGACCCGGTCAATGACTGGTTCGAGAGCCTGGCCCAGTGTTTACACTGGAACGTGAGGAAGAAGCAGAACTACCTCAGCTCAGAGGACGAGGAGTTCTGA